One stretch of Lysobacterales bacterium DNA includes these proteins:
- a CDS encoding hemerythrin domain-containing protein produces the protein MRENGGPIPLRECAMLAKYLTEDHRDCDDQFARAEAAASDGDVAAARVAFAEFETNLSHHLEMEEGVLFPEFEQATGMHGVGPTAVMRMEHEQMRGLLGQMQGALAAEDLDSFLGIGETLNILIQQHNMKEEHMLYPMAEQALAASAERLLERMQAL, from the coding sequence ATGCGCGAGAATGGCGGCCCGATTCCGCTGCGAGAGTGCGCCATGCTGGCCAAGTACCTGACCGAAGATCACCGTGACTGCGACGACCAGTTTGCGCGCGCCGAGGCGGCCGCCAGCGACGGCGACGTCGCGGCGGCACGCGTTGCGTTCGCGGAGTTCGAGACGAATCTCTCGCACCATCTGGAGATGGAGGAGGGCGTGCTGTTCCCCGAGTTCGAGCAGGCGACTGGCATGCACGGCGTCGGCCCGACCGCGGTGATGCGCATGGAACACGAGCAGATGCGCGGCTTGCTCGGACAGATGCAGGGCGCGCTCGCCGCTGAGGATCTGGACAGCTTTCTCGGCATCGGTGAGACGCTGAACATCCTGATCCAGCAGCACAACATGAAGGAAGAACACATGCTCTACCCGATGGCCGAGCAGGCGCTCGCCGCTTCGGCCGAGCGGCTGCTCGAGCGCATGCAGGCGCTGTGA
- a CDS encoding DUF2249 domain-containing protein — protein sequence MERILAAIETLAPGQSLLATISREPRPLLPLLEQRGFAWRIERNDPDCCELRIWHAPADTSP from the coding sequence ATGGAGCGCATCCTCGCCGCGATCGAGACGCTCGCGCCCGGCCAGTCGCTGCTGGCCACGATCAGCCGCGAGCCGCGCCCGCTGCTGCCGCTGCTGGAACAGCGCGGCTTCGCCTGGCGCATCGAACGCAACGATCCCGACTGCTGCGAGCTGCGCATCTGGCACGCGCCAGCGGACACATCACCGTGA
- a CDS encoding type II toxin-antitoxin system ParD family antitoxin: MSVKPSVSLSQEQHDFARALVEQGRYGSVNAVVQQGIELLRQREIAEPMEAQALKALLTYRREGAFVSGEQMDARIAEMAAAARRAHGLSD, from the coding sequence ATGTCCGTCAAGCCCTCGGTCTCATTGAGTCAAGAACAACACGACTTCGCTCGCGCCCTGGTTGAGCAGGGGCGCTATGGCAGCGTGAATGCCGTGGTGCAGCAGGGCATCGAGTTGTTGCGGCAACGGGAAATTGCCGAGCCGATGGAGGCGCAGGCGCTGAAGGCCCTGCTCACGTATCGGCGCGAAGGCGCGTTTGTTTCCGGCGAGCAGATGGATGCTCGCATCGCTGAGATGGCCGCTGCGGCCCGACGCGCGCATGGCCTATCAGATTGA
- a CDS encoding type II toxin-antitoxin system RelE/ParE family toxin, producing MAYQIEFSADAERDFGLIFDHLYASYSALGESVAEALDHAERRTLAIRAAVARIALAPHRGERHDRLLPGLRHLSIERAIYWFEVDGHMRRVRVLAVFFGGQDHIQLMLERLLPSE from the coding sequence ATGGCCTATCAGATTGAGTTTTCCGCCGATGCGGAACGCGACTTCGGCCTGATCTTCGATCACCTCTACGCGAGCTACAGCGCCCTTGGCGAGAGCGTGGCCGAAGCGCTCGATCACGCCGAACGACGTACCCTTGCCATTCGTGCCGCCGTGGCTCGCATCGCACTTGCGCCACATCGAGGTGAGCGACACGACCGACTCTTGCCAGGATTGCGGCATCTGAGCATCGAACGGGCGATCTACTGGTTCGAGGTGGACGGGCATATGCGGCGTGTGCGCGTGCTGGCCGTGTTCTTCGGCGGGCAGGACCACATCCAGTTGATGCTGGAACGGTTGCTCCCGAGCGAGTGA